In the genome of Populus nigra chromosome 9, ddPopNigr1.1, whole genome shotgun sequence, one region contains:
- the LOC133702921 gene encoding low-temperature-induced cysteine proteinase-like: protein MESQKPQLTLFIFLLLAPLACLSSGLPGENSTVSNDLHEGLTEEGITEVFKLWKEKHQKVYKHAEEAERRIGNFKRNLKYIIEKNGKRKSGLEHKVGLNKFADLSNEEFREMYLSKVKKPIPIEEKRKHRHLQTCDAPSSLDWRNKGVVTAVKDQGDCGSCWSFSTTGAIEAINAIVTGDLISLSEQELVDCDTTNNYGCEGGDMDYAFQWVIGNGGIDTEADYPYTGVDGTCNTAKEEKKVVSIEGYVDVDPSDSALLCATVQQPISVGMDGSALDFQLYTGGIYDGDCSGDPNDIDHAILIVGYGSENDEDYWIVKNSWGTEWGMEGYFYIRRNTSKPYGVCAINADASYPTKVPSPPSPPSPPPPPSPPPPPPAPPPPCPQPSDCGDSSFCPSDETCCCILKLFSSCIIYGCCPYENAVCCAESTYCCPSDYPICDVDDGLCLRGQGDHLGVAARRRHMANYKFPWTKFEEKKETNQPVLQWKRSLRCNALNYME from the exons ATGGAATCCCAGAAACCACAACTGACCCTTTTCATATTTTTGCTCCTAGCTCCACTGGCATGCCTCTCTTCCGGCCTCCCTGGTGAGAACTCCACGGTGAGCAACGACCTTCACGAGGGTCTTACAGAGGAAGGCATCACTGAAGTCTTTAAACTATGGAAAGAGAAGCACCAGAAGGTGTACAAGCACGCAGAGGAGGCAGAAAGGAGGATCGGAAACTTCAAAAGGAActtgaaatatataattgagAAGAACGGGAAGAGAAAATCAGGTTTGGAGCATAAGGTGGGACTGAATAAGTTTGCTGATTTGAGCAACGAGGAGTTCAGGGAAATGTATTTGTCAAAGGTGAAAAAACCCATCCCCATTGAAGAGAAGAGGAAGCACAGACACTTGCAAACGTGCGATGCTCCTTCTAGCTTGGATTGGAGGAACAAGGGGGTTGTCACTGCTGTTAAGGACCAAGGCGACTGTG GAAGTTGTTGGTCATTCTCTACAACCGGGGCCATAGAAGCAATAAACGCCATTGTCACTGGAGACCTAATTAGCCTTTCAGAACAGGAACTTGTGGATTGTGATACAACCAATAATTATGGGTGTGAAGGAGGCGACATGGACTACGCGTTCCAATGGGTTATAGGCAATGGTGGGATTGATACAGAAGCTGATTATCCTTATACGGGTGTTGATGGCACCTGCAACACAGCAAAG GAGGAAAAGAAAGTGGTATCCATTGAAGGGTATGTAGATGTAGATCCATCAGATAGTGCCCTCCTTTGTGCTACTGTGCAACAACCCATCAGTGTTGGTATGGATGGTTCTGCGCTAGATTTCCAGCTATATACTGGT GGAATCTATGACGGTGACTGCTCTGGTGATCCGAACGACATTGATCATGCTATTCTGATAGTCGGTTATGGTTCAGAAAATGACGAAGATTATTGGATAGTGAAGAATTCATGGGGCACGGAGTGGGGAATGGaaggttatttttatataagaagAAACACTAGTAAACCTTATGGTGTTTGTGCAATCAACGCCGACGCCTCTTATCCGACAAAAGTGCCTTCGCCACCGTCACCACCCTCCCCGCCGCCACCACCatcgccaccaccaccaccaccagcgcCACCTCCTCCCTGCCCTCAACCAAGTGACTGTGGAGACTCCTCCTTCTGTCCGAGTGATGAGACATGTTGTTGCATTCTTAAGCTTTTTAGTTCCTGCATAATCTATGGTTGCTGCCCATATGAGAATGCTGTTTGCTGCGCTGAATCTACTTACTGCTGCCCTAGTGATTACCCGATTTGTGATGTCGATGATGGGCTCTGCCTCAGG GGCCAGGGAGATCACCTTGGAGTGGCTGCGCGCCGGCGACACATGGCTAACTACAAGTTTCCATGGACCAAGTTTGAGGAGAAAAAGGAAACGAACCAACCTGTTCTTCAATGGAAGAGGAGCCTTCGCTGCAATGCGCTGAATTACATGGAATAG
- the LOC133703788 gene encoding uncharacterized protein LOC133703788, with the protein MEQRKLNLNVPLLSVRRFSNIATTSDGAKTKKIENSRFNKRHTLPLYKPDASLDQVTEPVAVPFHWEQIPGKAKDNSLETPEVPEEASVTPNGPPRRSMDILRHHKGKRESKAPNKDASVTPRISSRKVMDVVKHHKEKPEPKVPKDVSVTQRNPPRRVLDLVKHHNESKPKDQSVSMPKIKAYSSNVEVNKLNFSGEGADEKAGLNSDNDDDVYSDALQTLSPTDSISMNCSATGLSGFDVPLLKPSGTFTTDQQTRDFMMSRFLPAAKAMALEPAHHSSRKQPIVIEQSRQITKVVHENRTPPPIKSQSFIIPHYGQDIEEKESEDECDGYENSGDISTKACGWFPRLCIKNSLGLLNPIPGLKLGTQASVSSTNDVEKLSRAAHNRSYSQTVKKHFKDAANKLKQDSGGQSPKLLEVENKLSCSSNRFIYGSDRQTMSRTSPFRRSAGTSPFRRAGCVSPHRNEAPQSAFRGRGFLGIPKEAEDLRASRLNLYKGISKSQELSSYYGSKRWSRPASPIVEKTLYVDTVHKAGILFPDSRSSNINEYVDSAKRDFKAPLKNREIKEAAAEESSFQDAECLNFLEGESELENKVFGSADADSASLSDKANMMDEQSKALVCIGATTDGNVNSDGEQISTEDDQGNVKNSIVQTPLPPILPKTPSESWLWRTLPSISSQKPPSHLYQGTSFQRKWQDPKMSSTNTKWETIVKSSHLHNNHVRYSEELIPHASEHSKS; encoded by the exons ATGGAGCAAaggaaattgaatttaaatgttCCACTCCTATCAGTGAGGCGATTCTCTAATATAGCAACAACTTCAGATGGagccaaaacaaagaaaattgagaATTCCCGGTTCAATAAACGCCATACCCTTCCTCTGTATAAACCAGATGCGAGTTTGGACCAAGTAACTGAACCAGTTGCAGTTCCTTTCCACTGGGAACAGATCCCTGGTAAAGCTAAGGATAATTCTTTGGAGACGCCTGAAGTCCCTGAGGAGGCTTCTGTTACTCCAAATGGTcctcctagaaggtcgatggaTATTTTAAGGCACCATAAAGGAAAGCGTGAGTCTAAAGCCCCCAACAAGGACGCCTCTGTTACACCACGGATTTCTTCTAGAAAGGTAATGGATGTTGTGAAGCACCATAAGGAAAAGCCTGAGCCTAAAGTCCCCAAGGATGTATCTGTCACTCAAAGGAATCCTCCTAGAAGGGTGTTGGATCTTGTAAAGCACCACAATGAATCGAAACCCAAAGATCAAAGCGTGTCCATGCCCAAAATTAAAGCATATTCATCCAATGTTGaagtaaataaattgaatttctcTGGAGAGGGAGCAGATGAGAAAGCAGGTTTGAATTCagacaatgatgatgatgtttacTCAGATGCACTTCAAACGTTGTCTCCAACAGATTCAATCTCCATGAACTGTAGTGCAACTGGTCTGAGTGGCTTTGATGTTCCGCTTTTGAAGCCATCAGGAACCTTCACCACGGATCAACAAACACGAGATTTCATGATGAGTCGCTTCTTACCTGCAGCCAAGGCAATGGCCTTAGAGCCAGCTCATCATTCTTCAAGAAAGCAACCTATTGTAATTGAACAATCAAGACAAATTACAAAGGTGGTTCATGAGAATAGGACACCACCTCCCATTAAATCTCAGTCTTTTATTATCCCACATTACGGCCAGGAtatagaagagaaagaaagtgaaGATGAATGTGATGGGTATGAAAATTCTGGCGATATATCAACTAAAGCCTGTGGTTGGTTCCCTCGTTTATGCATTAAGAATTCGTTGGGTCTCTTAAATCCCATTCCTGGGTTGAAACTTGGGACTCAGGCTTCCGTGTCTTCTACCAATGATGTTGAAAAACTGAGCAGAGCTGCTCATAACAGATCTTATAGTCAAACTGTGAAAAAG CACTTTAAAGATGCTGCTAATAAGCTAAAACAAGATAGTGGAGGGCAATCTCCTAAGCTGCTGGAGGTTGAGAACAAGCTGTCCTGTTCATCCAATCGGTTCATCTATGGAAGTGACCGTCAAACAATGAGTCGGACATCTCCTTTTAGGCGCTCAGCTGGCACATCTCCTTTTAGACGTGCTGGGTGTGTATCTCCTCATCGCAATGAAGCGCCTCAATCTGCCTTTCGTGGCAGGGGATTTCTGGGCATTCCTAAAGAGGCTGAAGATTTGAGAGCCAGTAGGCTGAATCTGTACAAGGGCATTAGCAAGTCTCAAGAACTGTCATCCTATTATGGGTCTAAACGATGGTCTCGCCCAGCAAGCCCTATTGTTGAGAAGACATTGTATGTAGATACTGTACATAAGGCAGGAATATTATTCCCAGATTCTCGTTCTTCAAATATTAATGAGTATGTGGACTCTGCAAAACGAGACTTCAAGGCACCATtgaaaaacagagaaataaaAGAAGCTGCTGCTGAAGAATCCTCTTTTCAAGATGCAGAATGCCTGAATTTTCTGGAAGGAGAGAGTGAACTGGAAAATAAGGTCTTCGGGTCTGCAGATGCTGATTCAGCTTCTCTCTCAGATAAAGCAAACATGATGGACGAGCAATCTAAAGCTTTGGTGTGTATAGGTGCAACCACTGATGGAAATGTTAATTCTGATGGTGAACAGATTTCAACAGAAGATGATCAAGGAAATGTGAAAAACAGTATAGTACAGACTCCTCTTCCTCCAATTCTACCAAAAACACCATCTGAATCTTGGCTTTGGCGAACTCTGCCTTCAATCTCTTCACAAAAGCCACCTTCGCATTTGTATCAGGGAACCAGTTTTCAGAGAAAATGGCAGGATCCTAAGATGTCATCTACTAATACCAAATGGGAAACCATTGTTAAATCATCTCATTTGCATAACAATCATGTACGATATTCTGAG GAATTAATTCCTCATGCTTCTGAACACTCCAAGAGTTAG